AGGCGAAAGGGCGAAGAAAACGGTGTCGTGAAAATTATGCCTGcctttttgttatatttataagataagGTAATAGAGATTTTACACAAATATATGGAAAGTtatttggagaagaagaaagggaaaGGAGAGACCAAGTGGGCAAGAGgcaagagaaagagagagcttATGATTCTGATAGGCACAAAGAAACTTTCCTCATCTTGGAGAAAGATGGATTGTTGTAAATctcatatatacaaaattatacaTAGATTCATATGCATTCACATTTTATCACATGGAgagagaacatatttttcaTATGTATGTGTGTACAGAGAAACAtctgacaaaaaataaattattttacatttttgggtTACTATTTAAAGATAAAGtccacattttattttattttattttcatttaaaagaaaaacaataaagaatattttcttatgggatgattttttttaatagactTTCTGACTCTACTCAGCTAAAGATTTATTCGAAGTCAGCATTTCTTAATTTTGTTCTTTCACTAGTCAACATTTCCTAACCTTTTTTTTACAAGTCAACATTTACATACCTTTTCATGTAATTCAAGTGTTGGTCACCATCCAAAATCTATTATTTcgatatttagtattttttttctttctggtttATGTAAAACTGATATCTATATACTTGCgttgaaaaaaaatcttacttcCACAGGAGAGATGAGTTTAGTTATGTTTAGACAGTAGACTAGACATCAAAGTGTGTAGATAGGGACAAACAAATTATAGATGATAATACTTATCTTATATTTCTTTAGAAATAATTCCAAGTATGGTGATGGGTCATGGACTCATGAAGTGGGTCACCACCCGATGGATTAGACTCGAAAATCAACCTTGATAGGTGTCTTCTGGTTTAGGTTCACCGAAACTTCTATAATAtctcagacaaaaaaaaatacatacgaAAGATCATTGAAATTTGTTTACAGATGTTAAACGGGGATATatgatataattatatttataaacactaaCTTACATTGATTAACTAATCAAATATGTTTTTCTGTCcaccaaaattattaattaatttattttattataaaaaggcATGTGTATTATTTTTGAATGTAAAGTTTTGGTTTCGTCATCAAGAAAGAGATGTTCAATAGTTATGGTTGTTTGGCATTATGATGAGTTGGGTTTGGTCCTAACGGTCCTCCTTGTTGTCCAACCGCAGATGATTGTTTTCTCTCCCTTTGAAGTGAAGCTACCAAAATgtatctaattaaataaaaatcaatttttctttGAGTGTCTAGACATTTTCTCCGTAAGAATGAATTTAACAGAGCctttcaattatatataaaccAACATTGAAAAAAATAGAGACCTCTTCGATTGATTGAACAAGGATGGTTAAATGATGACTCACTCAGCAAACAAAGTCTTAGTCTTGTACGTCAGTGCAAGCTTTAAAACAAAAGAAGCTTAAAGCTCTCTCTACGAGAGTGAGTAGTTTTGTTTCCAAATCATGAAGGCCACATATGGATCGTGGGCTTGCTTTACCATTCATATTTTGGgccttttgaaattttctcaaccAGATCAGATCACAGGACCTGCAAAATattaaccgaaccgaaccgaaccgaaattgtGTCGATCATCAGATCGATTTGAATCGGATTGAAAAGAACAAACCCCACACTCTCAGACGACCACGGTGGCTCTTGGTTTATccgagaaattagggtttaccATCGGCGTGGGTTTACTTCCGGCGAAGAATGGGTACTTCGGTGCAGGTTTCTCCACTGTGCGGAGTGTACAACGAGAATCCACTCGCATACTTGGTCTCCATCGATGGCTTCAACTTCCTCCTCGACTGTGGTTGGAACGACCTCTTCGACCCTTCCCTCCTCGAACCTCTCTCCAGGTTCCTCTCCTTATTACTCCCTCTTTGTTTTTGAAATCGAAAGATTCAATCTCAGTTTCGAttcttctgtttttctttttttttaaatcagggTTGCTTCTACCGTAGATGCGGTTTTGCTTTCTCATCCAGATACGCTTCACCTCGGTGCTCTTCCTTATGCCATGAAGCAGCTTGGACTCTCTGCTCCTGTTTACGCCACTGAGCCTGTTCACAGACTAGGTCTCCTCACTATGTACGATCAGTATCTATCCAGAAAGGTGAAATCTTTTGCAGTATTGTTTATTTATGTCATTTTCAACGTTGTGCTAATACGATGATCTTACTGTTTGCAGCAAGTCTCCGACTTTGATCTGTTCACGCTGGATGACATTGATTCAGCTTTCCAGAATGTCATCAGATTGACTTACTCTCAGAACTTCCATCTTTCTGGTAATGCAGTTTCAGTAATCCGCAGTCTTTATCGGAATGAGTTTATTAGGAGGCCTCAAAAGTTTTATCTTTGTCCTATTAGGGAAGGGAGAGGGTATTGTAATTGCTCCTCATGTTGCTGGACATATGCTGGGAGGTAGTATCTGGAAGATAACAAAGGATGGGGAGGAGGTTGTGTATGCTGTTGACTACAATCATCGGAAAGAAAGGTACGCATGTTCAGCTTTCATCTGATTGTGgagttcgattttttttttgttcataacTAATAGTAAAGAAGCAGGATCTTGATACTGAGCTGTACATCTTTATTCAGGCATTTAAACGGAACTGTTTTACAGTCTTTTGTTCGACCTGCTGTTCTGATTACCGATGCGTACAATGCTCTTTATACCAATCAAACCCAAAGCCATCACAGGGACACAGAATTTCTTGGTTGGCTTTTAGCTCAATATCTGTTATATATCTCTTCTATGTTACTAAGGAGTGCTCATGTCCCACATTTATAATTCAGATACCATTTCAAAGCATCTGGAAGTTGGGGGCAATGTTTTATTGCCAGTAGATACTGCGGGTCGAGTTCTGGAACTTCTCTTGATACTTGAACAGGTGGGAGGTTCAGTTTTAAATGTATTTTGTTTTCGGTTAATCCTTTCAGCTATTTGTATGTAGATACTGAATATTGATCGAACTTGCAGCATTGGTCACAGAGAGCTTTTAGCTTTCCCATTTACTTTCTCACATATGTGTCATCTAGCACAATTGACTATGTTAAGAGCTTCCTCGAGTGGATGAGTGACTCCATTTCAAAGTCCTTTGAGACTTCACGTGATAATGCCTTTCTATTGAGGTaagaaatttcttttaaaagtaTCTTATCTGTGCCGACGTTCCCATACAGTAACGGAAGACTTTAAATGTAATTCAAACACTTTCAGGCATGTCACTCTCTTGATAAACAAGACTGATCTGGATAATGCTCCACCTGGTCCAAAGGTTGGTTTATAAGTAACTCACGCATGTTTGGTCGTATATAGAACTTTGGTGGATTAGATATTTTGTgttctttctcctcaggtgaTAGTAGAACTATATTGttcttattaatatttttagtaactTAACCTGCTTATATAGGTTGTTCTTGCGTCCATGGCTAGTCTTGAAGCTGGTTTTGCTCGAGATATATTTGTGGAATGGGCCAATGATCCCAGAAATTTAGTCCTCTTTACTGAAACAGGCCAGGTAAGTTTTTAGACCCGTTATTTGTTGAAGAACTCAATGTACGGGTTGTTGTAAAGAGCTGATGGTAATTTCTCCCCAGTGCTGGCCAGCTAGTTAAGTGGGTGTGGAATCATGATAAATTAGAATCTTTTATTTTGTGTGTCACCTGACTTGAATGAGAATTTACCCAGATATTGTCCTACTTATTGAGTGTGAATATTTCACCACCAATGTGTGTACAATAGTCAGAGATTGAGTTACTCACATTTTTAGTCACAAGTTAAAGCATAAATAGCCACCAATCGGACTGGCTTGCACCTTTAGGTTAATCTCCTGGGATTTCAGTCTTGCACActcattaaaaattataaaaaataaagcgGTTGTTGGTAGACCTCATATTCTTGAAATTGATATCACGGTGCACAAACTGTTTAATGAACCCTATCATTCATTTCAACTGAACAGAAGAGGAGTTTGAACTAGCGTACTtcattttgcttttttttttctcaagcgAGATATCGCCGTGTTCACTGGAATGgttaattgtttaatttttgttgTCATGTGTTTTTATTCGCAGTTTGGCACTTTAGCTCGTATGCTTCAGGCAGCCCCACCTCCCAAATTTGTTAAAGTCACCATGTCTAAGAGGGTTCCTTTGGCCGGGGAAGAGTTGATTGCATATGAAGAGGAGCAAAACAGACTTAAGAGAGAGGAAGCCTTGCGAGCTAGCCTCGTCAAAGAGGAGGAAACAAAAGCTTCCCACGGACCTGATGATAACTCAAGTGAACCAATGGTCATAGATACCAAGACTACTCACGATGGTAATGTTTGTCTTAAACTGTTAAAAAATTCCAGCAACCTTGATTATTTATAACTTCTTCCTTTTCATGTAAACTTCAACTTTGATTGAAAAGTCCATATGGTACTCCTTGTATATGAATTGGTTAGCTGCCCTTAGGAGGCAATTTTATGGTCATTATGTAGTGACGTAGAATCTATATTTAGAAGTCTCAtgttatatttatgtaaattcCGTGTTAGTTTTCAGTCCCACAGTGTGTTTCTTTTTCGGTTAGACTTCCTGTTGTCTTTTTGATGGGCCATCTTGCCATTACGTAGTTGTCTGCAGTGCAGCTGACCTTTCATATTTCTGACCACACATGCAGTTGTTGGGTCTCACGGACCTGCATATAAAGATATATTGATAGATGGATTTGTTCCCCCATCCAGCAGCATTGCCCCAATGTTCCCATTCTATGATAACACTGCTGACTGGGACGAGTATGGGGAGGTCATTAATCCAGATGACTACGTGATCAAGGATGAGGACATGGACCGAGGAGCAATGCATGTACGTTTCCTTAACATCTGGTCTCTGTTTGGTTTTCGTTTAGCTCTTTTTTATCAGCGACCAACTAGTCCTCTTCTCTTAACCCATCATGTTGTTTGCATACTAGTTCTTTAACAGGACTTTCtgtttattcatatatatatacgaaaTCTCGACGATAGGCACTGAGGATTTGAGATATAAATAGGAAACCCTTACTTTTTTTCCAAAAGTTGCTTAGGCTCTTGATTTGGGTTGATTACAGTTCTTCAATTCAGTGCATTGGTTCTACAATTggctctttgttttctttttgacatTTGATTGTTTGCGAGCAAGGATTTCTATGCTGTACGTGGTTTTGATTGTGTAAATGTATCCAAAATGTTAATCTTTATATCACCGTTTCAGAATTAGCTATGTAAACTCTTGTGTTGCTATATAGATTTATGACATAAAATCCCATTTCAGGCAGGAGGTGATGTGGATGGAAGGCTTGATGAGGCAACTGCTAGTCTCATGCTAGATACTAGACCTTCGAAAGTCATATCCAATGAGCTCATTGTAAGTAGACTCCAATACAAACTTCATAAGAGCTCCCTTATCCATCTAAAAAGCAAGACATTGATAGAGATTTTACTGCTGTCAAGTTTCCTCGATAAATGATTTTGGTTTGTTCtatcctttttttctttttttgcacAGGTGACTGTTAGTTGTTCACTGGTTAAAATAGACTACGAAGGTCGTTCGGATGGCCGCTCAATCAAGTCAACGATTGCACATGTTTCTCCTCTGAAACTTGTACGTTAGCGATTCCTTTTTCCCTTGTCTTTATTATGTATAGTAGTCAATCACTTCAGCTGATGTAATCAAATATCATGTGAAGGTTCTGGTGCACGCAACAGCAGAGGCTACGGAGCATTTGAAGCAACACTGCTTGAACAGCATCTGTCCGCACGTGTACGCTCCGAAAATAGAGGAGACCATTGATGTGACTTCTGATCTATGTGCCTATAAGGTAAACTAGGAAGATCCTCTTAACACATGGGTTTTGAGTTGTCATAAAAACTTAACCTGTATGGTTCCTCCTCCGTATAACATCAGGTCCAACTCTCTGAGAAGCTGATGAGCAATGTGATCTTCAAGAAGGTACCTTATAACTTTCCTCTACACACCACTAATGGTATCCGATTCTCTCATCCGATTGTGAAAccttaatttttgaaatattgatATAAGCTGGGAGATTCAGAAGTAGCATGGGTGGATTCAGAGGTAGGGAAGACAGAGAGCGAGAAGCGGTGTCTGCAACCAATGGCAAGTGCAGCAGCTCCTCACAAACCCGTGCTAGTGGGAGATCTGAAAATGCAAGACTTCAAGCAGTTTCTGGCAAGCAAAGGAGTTCAGGTAGAGTTTGCAGGTGGAGGAGCTTTACGATGCGGTGAGTATGTCACTCTAAGGAAGGTCGGTCCAACTGGTCAGAAGGTAATAACTTTATGCTAATGTATTCAAAgccaatatattatttataaccAGTCAATGGCTTATGTAAAGTTAATAATTATAACCGGTGGGTTGGTCTTCAGGGGGGAGCATCAGGGCCACAGCAAATTCTGATAGAAGGACCGTTGTGTGAAGATTATTATAAGATCAGGGATTATCTATATTCTCAGTTTTACCTCCTCTGATGGTATAAGAGAGAAGatgcagcttcttcttcttctgttgttTCCAACACTTTTCAACTACTTGAGTGtaatcttctttgttttgaatAACTTTTAAGTGTAATCTTTACATAGTCGATGAGCCATATTATATCGGCCTTGTCCTTTGACATCTTATCAGAGATACTGAAACTAAAAGCGCTCTGCTTACATGGCCTAAGTGTGTGCTGACATGGCatgcattatttaaaaattttgctaACGCGGTAAACATGAGagataaaaaagttaaaatttaatttaattagctGGTTAGGTGGTGttggtgtgtgtgtgttttgtgtgAGGGCGATCACTCCAACGAcaacgctctctctctctctctcattttattttttcagtgACGAAGACAAAGCACCACCAAACATATTtattcttctaatttctaaaaccctaaataataataatcctcATTCGCCTTTATTTCAATCTCTTCTTCTACTACTTGTTACCGATTCCCTCGTGATTTTTCTTATCCTCTCTTACCATCAACCATGGCTTCTGCGACCGCCACGTGGACTCCTACCTCCCTCCAGCTCCGTCTCGCTTTGAGCTCCGGCGTTCGCCGTAAATCCAACGCCGTCTTCCTACGCGCCTCGCGGATTGGTAGAAAATCTAGTTGTGGAGTTGTCTGTTGCGTTTCGCAGAAGCCGGAAGTGGAGGCGTGGACTGGATCGGATTCGTCAAATCCGCCAGCCGATGGTTTGGCCGGGTGGGCCGATTCCGGTAACGGTAACGGCAACAAGTCTTCCAGAGCTAAGAAGAAGAGTTTGATTGAAGGTATACATACGCTGATTGTTTACTAGTCTCCTAGGGGTTTAATTCAGTTAGTGAGTATCTGattacaaaattgaaaaatgctTCTCCAATGAGTATGTATGTAGATTATTAACCTTACACTTCAACACTGAGGTGTGTACACATAATCATTAAGAGGTTGTTGTCTAACGGTACATTGATTGTATGTTGAGATTATAATTCAGCATTTTGAGTAGTCTGCTTGAAACTGTTTTCTGGTGGACTAATAATCTGTAATTAGTTTGCTTTCAGGTGTAGTTGGGGCTGGAGTTGCTGCTATcgttttgtttgctggtctaaCCTACGCCGTTTCGTCTTTTAACAAGCGTAATCATGCCAGTAAGTTCAGTTCATTCCTTCTCTTTTGCTTAAACATACATTCTCTTTCAGAATTTGCTGTATTGATTGATGTATATGGCAATTTAATTTTGGGCGCAGGACTCAAACCGGAATTGACTTCCCAGCAGGAAAGCGTGCTTATTTCATCTGATGAAACACCTAGTGATGAAGCCAAAGTAGCTAACAGTGAGGAAAACATTCTTAAGGAGGAGGTTGAGAGTATAGAGAACAATGATATAGGTCAGCAAGGTGATGAAGATAAAATACTGGGTACTGAGGATTCGTCACTTGATGGTATCGTATCTGATGGATCGGATGCCACTGAAAATATCACTTCCGAAACTACGCCTGAGGCAGAGTTGAAGCTCCATGTTCAGTCTGATCCTGACATGCCAGAGAGTGAGAAAATAATTTCTGAATCTGAGTCAATTGATTCACAAAAGAGTGATGTTACTGGAGCGCAAAATCCAGAAGGAGCTGATAGGCTTCCTGACACTGAACCGACCAATGTGTCTGATTTAGAAAATCAAGTCGACAGTCAGAAAGAAGATTCCATGTCTTCTTTATCTGACAGCGATGCTTATGTAGCCACTGAGACTGTAGCTGTTGGCGTTTTGGTTGCCTCACAGTCAGATTCGACTTCGGATCCTCACACTGTGCAACTAAATGCCGCGGGGTCAGCATTCTCGACTGTGACTGAGGATCTTCCTGAGGTAAACGGAACACCTGAGGACTTGGCTGCGGGAAGTCTGTCATCAATCTCGGACATAGATACAGCGAAAGAAGTTGAATCTTCAGAAACTCCTGTGTCAGAAGAATCATCATATTTGTCAAAAAATGAACTTACCGTGGATAGTGAAGTCGAGCTTACCGACAACGGACTTCTGGAAACACCGAGTGGTGGAAGTGCATTTTCTTCTGCAGGGATTCCTGCACCTTCAATATCTTTTCAAGTGAATCCTGGAAAGATTCTCGTCCCTGCAGCTGCAGATCAGGTCCAGTGTCAAGCATTTGCTGCTCTGCAAGTTCTGAaggtaatattattttgttgttgtacAGCCTCTCGGTATGTTGTTTGCTTCGTTCTGGCACTTGTAAAATTTTCAGCTTATGAATCATTTTTCCTTTTTCCAGGTCATTGAAACTGACATCAAACCTAGCGATCTATGTACTCGCAGAGAATATGCCAGGTGGTTGGTTTCTGCCAGCAGCGCATTATCTAGGTATATCTAATGATAGTGTTAGTGGATCTGATGGGTTAGATTGTTCATCTTTGGTATTGGAAAGTGAATTTCATACGTTTGTGTGTGTTCTTCAACTCTCTGCAGGAACACGACCTCAAAAGTGTATCCTGCTATGTATATAGAGAATGTTACGGAGCTTGCTTTCGATGATATTACTCCTGAAGACCCTGATTTTTCATCCATTCAAGGTGAAAGTGGACTCTGAATTTTAACTCTTCCCAAAACGAAGATAACCTGTAAAGCTAACTTCTGTATACTCTTTTCAGGTTTGGCAGAAGCAGGACTTATCACAAGCAAGCTTTCTAACCGCGATTTGCTTAACGATGTTGAAGGCACATTCTTGTTTTCCCCTGAAAGGTATTTATGTCACTGCAAAATGGGAACTCGTCCAgcttgttataaaaaaattctgcaTTTTTGTATATCGCATGGACAATAAAAGATAGATAATCTTTAACTGACACGGCACTCTTAATTTTTCTTCAAGATGTCAGTGCTATGTCTTCAGTATTCTCGTTAAACAGAACGGCATAAAATCATTGTTATTTCTGTTTTTAGAATAGTATGGTACTTTGTACTTTCACATTACATTTGCATTGATGTACTTGCTTATTTCTACTAGTTAAGCTTGTTTCTTGTCGATGCAGCCTTCTTTCACGCCAGGATCTTATAAGCTGGAAAATGGCCTTGGAGAAACGACAGCTTCCAGTAGCTGATAAAAAGGTTGCATATCAAGCTTGGTTTTATATACTTCTCATAATATTGCATATAATCATCAATTCAATCCACCATGCAGATGCTGTATGACCTTTCGGGTTTCATTGATATCGAAAAGATAAACCCAGATGCATGGCCTGCCATCATCGCAGATTTATCTACCGGAGAACAAGGAATCGCTGCCCTTGCATTTGGTACGCGCATATTCCAGCTCTAGATATGTCTTCTAGCACCATCATGGCCTTATTGTATTGTGCACACCCGTTTTGTAGGTTGTACAAGGTTGTTTCAGCCTCATAAACCCGTCACTAAAGCTCAAGCTGCCATTGCTCTCTCAAATGGTGAGGCTTCTGACATAGTCATTGAAGAACTGGCACGCATCGAAGCAGAATCAATGGCTGAAAAGGCCGTGTCTGCACATAACGCCCTGGTTGCCGAGGTCGAAAAGGATGTCAATGCCAGCTTCGAGAAAGAGCTTTCCCTGGAACGAGAAAAGATTGAAGCAGTTGAGAAAATGGCAGAACAGGTGAAACTGGAGTTGGAGCAGCTGAGGGagaagagagaggaagagaatcTGGTGTTGGTGAAAGAACGAGCTGCAGTTGAGTCAGAAATGGAGGTACTATCAAGGTTAAGACGTGAAGCTGAAGAGAAGCTGGAGGACTTGATGAGCAACAAGGCAGAGATATCATTCGAGAAGGAAAAGGTTTCCAGTCTTCgaaaagaagcagaagaagagagCCAGCGGATTTCTAAGTTGCAATATGAATTGGAAGTAGAGCGTAAAGCCCTGTCCATGGCCAGGTACTTCTTCTACAATTACAGCTATGTTTTTGTTAATAAGGTCAGTGAAGCTAGCCAATGAGTTTCAATCTGTCCATAACTGTGGCATCTGAATCCTCATATGTTATTTGTTCAGATCATGGGCTGAGGAGGAAGGAAAGAGAGCTAGGGAGCAAGCTAGAGCTTTAGAAGAGGCTAGAAAGCGATGGGAAACAAACGGACTAAGAGTTATTGTTGACAAAGACCTTCAAGAGAATGTAGAGACAGAGCAAAGCGTTTTGCTAAACACCGTAGAGCGATCTTCCATTGAAGGAACCGAGGAGAGAGCCCAAACCCTTATGGATAAGCTGAAGGAGATGGCAAAATCCGTCGGTGGAAAATCCCGTGAAGTGATCTCAATGGTGATGGAGAAGATACGTTCATGGATTATGGTGTTGAAGGAATACGCTGAGAACTTGGGGAAGCGAGCAGGAGAAATGAGAGAGGCAGCCGTTGTTAAAGCAAAAGGAGCAGCAAAGGAGGTTGAGAAAGGGACGGTTCAGGTTGGTGATAAGGTGAAGAGAATGGCCGAGGAGTGTAGAGATGGAGTTGGGAAGATCACTCAGAGGTTCAAGACCTAAGTGAGTTTCTTCAACttgctttttttgttttcttggaataaaataaaagagaataaTGGGATGTGGCCATTACACTATATACAGTATCGGTCAGTGATGATCAGAGAGTTAAAAACTGTAACATTTTGTAATCTTTGTTATGTGCTTACTTACACTCTAGTGTGTTTACTAGTTGCCTTGATATGGTATACATAGGCAAATAAACACTCCATGATCTGCTAGTAGTCACTGAAACAAGTCCAAATAGTGCGGCTACTGCATGCACATAACAGGTAGCCATAACTCGCATCTGAATTgcccatatatattaaaaacatcttCAAAAATGAAGTACTCGGAATAATGTGAAATGTAACAAAGTTGTAATTATTTAAGCTTAACTGTAATGGGTAGGGGTGGATGTAATGGGTAGGGGTGGACGTTTGGGTACTTATTTaggttcggttcgggtctatttgggtttcgggttttcgagttttcggggtcaaagatttcagtcacattcggatatttctaagtttcggttcgggttcggttcagatctttgcgggttcggttcaggtCTGGATaaccaattaaaattattttaaaaattttaaaatttattatatactttaattttctcaaaatctataaacaaaatattatattacataaaaaattgaataacatatgtcaaaatacctgaacttaacatataatttgatttggtttgaatatttggatagataatcaatagacatttcaaattttttttgtgtgttgagtatattttagctattttaaacatttacttttgactatttgtatatattttcaagtattttggatattttaaaaatatcttatatattttgaatgtttttaatagacaataaatctaaaatatttttatataaagggGTATATATCAATTTCGGATATATTCGGATACTCGGAATACTTCGGTTTGGGTCGgattcggttccggttctttaaatactaaaattttgaacccattcggatatttaatcaatttcggttcggatttaatACTATTTTTTCGGGTCGGATTTGGTTCGGTTCTTTGGATTCAGATTTTTTGCCAGGCCCTAGTAATGGGAGAAAAGGAAAATGTAATTGTTATTGGTTGACTCTTGACTTATCTATAGTTTCCATACCAAAAAGTAAACGAGCACGACCTACGTGCCATGCTCTAAATCAGGAATCAAGACAAACTAATTAGTACTAGTGGGATTATAGACTATATATAGAGGAATACCCAAAGTATATAAAACAAAGAACATCTTTCCCTTTTAATATCTACTGCTTTTTTCCATAGATAATAAAAAAGATCAGCCAGTTTTGTAGTTAGTGTATTTCAACTAATTACAGgaagacataattattttaatttttgtgtaCTTTACTAAAGATAAAGAGTGAAATAATATTCGAAAGTTAACCATAGTCCGAATTTATTTAGCAAATAAGTATATGAtaatatagatgaaaattagGGTGAGTTAGTTTGTTTATCAAATGGactataatatgtttttttcccCAAATAAGAATCGGCAAATGAGAATCATTCTTAACAGGATCGCCCATTTTAGTATACACCCCTGTGGGCATGACATTTGCATAAAACATTAGATTAAATTGTTGAGAGAAAATGCTTGTTAGTATAAATACCATTAATTTGGCAACACATACATTAACCAAATCAAGAAAACATACACCAAACTATCAGGTTGCTCCAATAGAGCCATGTCTCGTGTCCTACTTTTCCTCATCGTTTCGTTGGTGGCTTTGGTTGGATCAATTAATGGTAACTACCTTATACTACATCAAATACATTTACCATTCAAACTCAGTATATAATTGACCAAATATAACCATGGAATTTTCAGGACTAACGCCGTGTGGATCAACTCCCACAGCTCCTAATTGGAAGAATCAGATGGAATCCACCGAGGAATCACAACGTGAATTGGGAAGGATGGGTTTGGAGTGCAACACCGAAGGGTACACAggtggttcgggttcgggttctGTCTCTGCTGCCAGTGCTGTCTTCGGACTCTTCCTCTTGCTTTTCATGATATTTGGTGTCGCCGCGGGGATCTGGTGCGTGTGTGTCCAGAGGCAAAAGACTATAAACGCAGCCAACATCAATAACTTTCCAGGTTAGTAATATGAATATTACAACACCTAACGAATTTGTGTTGGTGTTATATAGTGTTGGTAACGGTTTGgaagtaaatataattatagGTCAAGTGGTAGGAGCTCAGGTGGCTCATGAAACTGATCTCAAGACAGTTCAAAAGGGAGATGCTGGTTATAAAGTTTGATTCGCACTTGTTCATTTTATCTTATTGGTTATGTCTTTTACTCATCATGCTACGCACTCTGTTGGTTTGGCTAAACTCAACGCTTCAGCTTATTTTAAGGCTGAACAAacattttcatcttctctttaatTGGTCATCATATGTTCAAAGTTTTTGATCTAGATGGAATATATTAGTTTGGGCTCAAAAACTCCAACATGTCCGGCTAAacaaacatttagaaaattcaCTTGGCCGGAACATCTTTGGTTTACAAAAATTTCTGTTCTTAGTGTTGAATCCTAAAACCCGTAATCAAGTTTAAGGATCCTAACCAAACAATAAATAGTGTTTAGAAGGCCAAC
This genomic interval from Brassica napus cultivar Da-Ae chromosome A6, Da-Ae, whole genome shotgun sequence contains the following:
- the LOC106348298 gene encoding uncharacterized protein LOC106348298 isoform X1 codes for the protein MASATATWTPTSLQLRLALSSGVRRKSNAVFLRASRIGRKSSCGVVCCVSQKPEVEAWTGSDSSNPPADGLAGWADSGNGNGNKSSRAKKKSLIEGVVGAGVAAIVLFAGLTYAVSSFNKRNHARLKPELTSQQESVLISSDETPSDEAKVANSEENILKEEVESIENNDIGQQGDEDKILGTEDSSLDGIVSDGSDATENITSETTPEAELKLHVQSDPDMPESEKIISESESIDSQKSDVTGAQNPEGADRLPDTEPTNVSDLENQVDSQKEDSMSSLSDSDAYVATETVAVGVLVASQSDSTSDPHTVQLNAAGSAFSTVTEDLPEVNGTPEDLAAGSLSSISDIDTAKEVESSETPVSEESSYLSKNELTVDSEVELTDNGLLETPSGGSAFSSAGIPAPSISFQVNPGKILVPAAADQVQCQAFAALQVLKVIETDIKPSDLCTRREYARWLVSASSALSRNTTSKVYPAMYIENVTELAFDDITPEDPDFSSIQGLAEAGLITSKLSNRDLLNDVEGTFLFSPESLLSRQDLISWKMALEKRQLPVADKKMLYDLSGFIDIEKINPDAWPAIIADLSTGEQGIAALAFGCTRLFQPHKPVTKAQAAIALSNGEASDIVIEELARIEAESMAEKAVSAHNALVAEVEKDVNASFEKELSLEREKIEAVEKMAEQVKLELEQLREKREEENLVLVKERAAVESEMEVLSRLRREAEEKLEDLMSNKAEISFEKEKVSSLRKEAEEESQRISKLQYELEVERKALSMARSWAEEEGKRAREQARALEEARKRWETNGLRVIVDKDLQENVETEQSVLLNTVERSSIEGTEERAQTLMDKLKEMAKSVGGKSREVISMVMEKIRSWIMVLKEYAENLGKRAGEMREAAVVKAKGAAKEVEKGTVQVGDKVKRMAEECRDGVGKITQRFKT
- the LOC106348298 gene encoding uncharacterized protein LOC106348298 isoform X2, with translation MPESEKIISESESIDSQKSDVTGAQNPEGADRLPDTEPTNVSDLENQVDSQKEDSMSSLSDSDAYVATETVAVGVLVASQSDSTSDPHTVQLNAAGSAFSTVTEDLPEVNGTPEDLAAGSLSSISDIDTAKEVESSETPVSEESSYLSKNELTVDSEVELTDNGLLETPSGGSAFSSAGIPAPSISFQVNPGKILVPAAADQVQCQAFAALQVLKVIETDIKPSDLCTRREYARWLVSASSALSRNTTSKVYPAMYIENVTELAFDDITPEDPDFSSIQGLAEAGLITSKLSNRDLLNDVEGTFLFSPESLLSRQDLISWKMALEKRQLPVADKKMLYDLSGFIDIEKINPDAWPAIIADLSTGEQGIAALAFGCTRLFQPHKPVTKAQAAIALSNGEASDIVIEELARIEAESMAEKAVSAHNALVAEVEKDVNASFEKELSLEREKIEAVEKMAEQVKLELEQLREKREEENLVLVKERAAVESEMEVLSRLRREAEEKLEDLMSNKAEISFEKEKVSSLRKEAEEESQRISKLQYELEVERKALSMARSWAEEEGKRAREQARALEEARKRWETNGLRVIVDKDLQENVETEQSVLLNTVERSSIEGTEERAQTLMDKLKEMAKSVGGKSREVISMVMEKIRSWIMVLKEYAENLGKRAGEMREAAVVKAKGAAKEVEKGTVQVGDKVKRMAEECRDGVGKITQRFKT
- the LOC111197842 gene encoding uncharacterized protein LOC111197842, producing the protein MSRVLLFLIVSLVALVGSINGLTPCGSTPTAPNWKNQMESTEESQRELGRMGLECNTEGYTGGSGSGSVSAASAVFGLFLLLFMIFGVAAGIWCVCVQRQKTINAANINNFPGQVVGAQVAHETDLKTVQKGDAGYKV